In the genome of Ureibacillus sp. FSL W7-1570, the window GGACATCTGAATTTGAGCTGATCCTTATTGGCGCCCCAATAAGTCATTTCGTACCCCATCGAACAGCGTGGGGTTCCATTGGAGGCAATTCCTTCGGGAGGCTCCTTTTCATTACGCAAATTGAGTGGAATAATAGCTTGAGCCCCGATGTTCTTGGCGGATTCGTAGTTTTTTAGCTGGTCGTACCCACCATCCATTATCAGGAAATCAATTTTAGAGTTTGTACAACTCTTTACTTGTTCAATTAATTGTGGTGCGACATCCCCATCGTTGATATGAGCAGGGGTTACTTCAATCGCCATTGGTAATTCACTTTTGGTGTCAACGGAAAGATGCATCTTATAGCCAAACCAAGTAATTTTATTACCGAAGGAATCAAACTTTGCCCCCCAATTGGCGTTGCCTGTTTGTTCACTTCGCTTCTTAGGCTGCTTCTTTTCATAAGCATCAATGGCGGCACTGTCGATAGCCTGATGTTTTCCATCAATTACTCCTTCCTCTTGAGCTAACTGGACGAGATCTTGAAAGATTCTTTTCACAAGTCCAGTTTTGGTTAGTGAAGAAAATACTCGGCTAAGAGTAGAGATGGATGGTGCAGGCCTGCTAATATCTAAACCACATTGGTAACGAAAACGCAGGTCATTTTTTAATCGATTGTGAAGAGAAGTAAAAGTATCAATACCTTCTAATGGGGCAGCGATAAGAGCCCTTAATATCCCTTCTTTGGAATGTCCTTCAGCCCCTTGGGGTGAAGAACTTTTCAATTGTTTAGCATAAGGACGCAAATCTAGAGCACTAAAAAAGATCGGTAATTTCTCTTTTGACTCTAAAATTTGCAATTCTTCAAAGGAAAATAGACTTTCTTGTAGAATATACAAAGTGACTTCCTCCTTATGGATTTTTGTGGTTTGGTCACTTCAAAATTCTACAAATAAGGGGTGAAGTCCTTTTTTATGCTTTAGAAAACCTTATGACTCTTGGGTTGAAAAATGTGCAAAATGCTCAATTCAAAAAAATATGACAAACGCATGAAGATTTCGGGAAAAACCAATTTTTTTAATCAATCTGTTGTAAAATAAAAGATGTAAAAGAAATACTTCTTTTAAGCGTAGTCCTACTATAAATTGGAGGAGAAATCCATGGAACAACACGACAAAGCAGAACGTTTAAAAGTCATGTTGGAGCAAGCGTTCCAACCATTGCATGAAAAAATTGACCGGCTTGAGAATGAAGTGAAAGCTTTGCGGGAGGAGCTAAAGAACGTTGTAAACCCCTCTTCTGACAAGGAATAAATTCTCCCGTATCGCACACATTAAAACTGCAACTTTAACCACATAACCTCTCTTTTCTATGGCTGTCCGCCTCCTTGCGGTACAGCTTTTTTTATGTTAAAAAATCAGAACCACTCGTTATGTAAAAAGTCCTATCAAAAGGATAAAATATATTCATTTCCGTTTTTGATTGAAAAAAAGTTGTGAATGTGGAATTAAAAAAGTGAAAATTAATGAAAAAAATTCGACAAATTTAATAAAATATTTTTTACATTAGAATTTTTATTATCTCCATGTTGTAGTATATTTATATTAAATAGTAAAAAAATCGCACGTTTCCCAGGAATGTTTCAGTAAGAATTGAAGTAAATAGTATTTTGGATATATTTTTTATTTACATAAAGGAGCATTAATCATTTATGAATGAAAATATTTCGAAAAGCTTTGGGCAATCCGATGAAATACAACGATTGCTGCAAGAGTTGAAAGAATTGAGAGAACTGAAATATGCCATAGATAAAACTTCCATCGTCGCAGTTACAGATGCCCAAGGAAGAATTACATATGCAAACGATCTCTTTTGCGAAATCACCCAGTTTTCCCGGGAAGAATTGATTGGCAAAACCCACCGGATCATCAATTCCGGTTATCACCCAAAGGAATTTTTTAAACGGATGTGGAGTGAAATCGGAAGAGGAAATATTTGGAGGGGAGAAATAAAAAATAAAAAGAAAGATGGAACTTATTATTGGGTTCATTCGACCATCATCCCTTTTTTAAATGAAAAGGGAAAACCTTATAAATATATGTCTATTCGAACGGATATCACGAAAGAGAAGGAATTGGAAGAAGAGCTGAAGCAGAGCTACAAAAAATACGAACTGATTGCGGAGCATTCCGATAATTTTGTGGCATTGATCGATGAAGAAGGGAAATTTCACTATATTTCGCCGACCTTCAACCTCCTCTTGCATTACGATTTGAAGACACTGGGACAACAAAATATGTTTGATCTGATCCACATTAAAGATTTGGATTCAATAAAAAGGGAAATTCAAAATTTGTTAAAAAATGGAGGAAGAAAAACTTCAACCAAGCAGGAATTTCGATTGCTCCATGGGGAAGGAAGGTATATCGATGTAGAAGCCAACATTAAAATCATTTATGATGATGAACCTTCTTCGAAAAAATTCATTCTAATCGCCATGAGCGACATCAGCATTCGAAAAGAAGTGGAACAAAATCTTTATCATTTGGCTTATTATGACAGTTTAACGAACTTGCCGAACCGCTCCAACTTTATGAAAGAGCTCCGTTCCTATGTGTTGGATATCCAATTGGCAAAAGAAAAG includes:
- a CDS encoding transposase, translated to MYILQESLFSFEELQILESKEKLPIFFSALDLRPYAKQLKSSSPQGAEGHSKEGILRALIAAPLEGIDTFTSLHNRLKNDLRFRYQCGLDISRPAPSISTLSRVFSSLTKTGLVKRIFQDLVQLAQEEGVIDGKHQAIDSAAIDAYEKKQPKKRSEQTGNANWGAKFDSFGNKITWFGYKMHLSVDTKSELPMAIEVTPAHINDGDVAPQLIEQVKSCTNSKIDFLIMDGGYDQLKNYESAKNIGAQAIIPLNLRNEKEPPEGIASNGTPRCSMGYEMTYWGANKDQLKFRCPHATGKVDCPLGMAACSSSNYGMVVKINVNKDLRRYSNPHRDSKRWKELYNERTSVERCNSRMKSYLTANSLHVWGIDKVKTHIYLNAIVLLVSALAMAKESKKQQTA